A region of the Phaenicophaeus curvirostris isolate KB17595 chromosome 10, BPBGC_Pcur_1.0, whole genome shotgun sequence genome:
CTCTGccatctcctcctctctgcaggcagctctgccctATTCTCCGCTCATCGCCTGCATCTCCAGTGACAAAATGACccgctggaggagagggacatggggatgaaTCCCTACGACAGGCACGAAGACGAGGAGCTGGTGATGCGACCGgaggatgctgcagggaaggtACGGGCAGCCTTGCTGCTGGGGGATTGTGGTTCACCGGCCGGGCTCAGCACCCACAGTCAGGGCTTTGTACCCTTGTCCTGATGGGTGCTGGGAGCACCTTGAGCAGCTGAGAGGTGACCTgacccagggatggggaacagGCAGTGGGAGAGGCTCTGTCCTTGGCCCCCAAGCCCTTAAGGACAGATAGTCCAGGTGTTTTATCAGCATGGTTGTTCCCCTCTGGGGAGAACCTGGTGTGAAAGCTCTTTCTGCATGAGCTGCTTGTGGCTGTGACCCAAACTCCCACCAGCCTGCTCGCCTTGTGGGGCCAGGAACAGGAATTGAAGCTATGTTTGACCTCCTCTAGGCAGCTCTTTCTCAAGCAATTAGATCTGCCCTGGGCTGTGCTGATGCAGAAAGCCAGTCTGACAAAATCTGGCTCCTAAGGTCAGGGCGGCTGCTTAATTCCCAGAGGGAACCTGGGAGGGAGGCTGGCAGAAAGGcttttcctccctgctccctgcctgcagcctggagaaggagacATGAAGGAAATACAGTGATTACCATGATTTTCTCCACCATTCCTCATCTCCACTAAGGGCTCCCCAGCTTCAGGTGTGAAGCGGAGTCTGGCTTGCAGAAAGGCAGCCAAAATCCTCCCTAAACGCAAGCCTGCTGGCCCCACAGCTTCGCCAGCTCCTTAGCACAGCTTAGTGCTCTGCTGCCTCCATGACATAATCACAGCCTCCCTGCGGGCTCCAGAGACACCCAGGAGCTTTTCCATCCTTGCTCTTGCAGCTCTCCAGCCTCAGCAGTTCAGGAGCGCAGCGGTGGGGGCTGTGAGCACTGGGGAGGGCTGAGGAGTTCGGCAGCTTGTGTGCATCTCGAGTTTAGCCCTGGGCTGTCATGGGGCGCTTGCAGGGGCATGAGGACCTTCCTACAGAGGAGCAGCCAGTGTGTTGATCCAGATTTTCCTTCTGGGGCCACGATTGGGCTGCTCGCACAAGAGACTTGGTTTTTGCTTTCCCTGCTGCCACAAATATCCCAGCTGTCTGCAGCGGAGAGCAAGCAAGGAGAGCTGTGAGCTGGTGGGGTCAACTTTTGGAGGCTGATGGGCTTCCCCAGGGCAACATGGTGCGTGCTGAGGCTGCTTCACCACCCACATGGCCCCTGTGTCTGTCAGGTTTCCCCTGGACTTCTTTCCCCGCAGGGAATGATGAACAGGGTGCCCCAGTGCCTTAAGTCCATGGGtatcctttttgttttctgctgcattcAGGATGGAGATGTTCAGGAGCTCCCAGCctaggaaagggagagaggaggccAAGCAGGGCAAAACACAGCAGCCATGGCCACGCGTGCCCGGCGCACCAAGGTGCTCCCCTCCGAACTGAACAAGGTGTGCCCTGAGAGAGGAGACGACCCCACCACGCACCCCAGGAAGATGAGTGACTTCGAGGTGGTCCCCAACCTCCAGCAGAGCAGTAGCAGCGTCTCGAGGGGCAGGCGAAAGGCACATTTGCCCACCGGCAGCAATGAAAAGGCAAGTTCAGGAGCAGCACCCAGCTATGCTCCAGGCACCAGGTTGTCCAGCTGCTGGCACAACTTCTGGCCCTTTGCAGAAACCTTGacattctgctgcttttcttgctccCTCAGGAAAATCTCATCTCGTGGATTCCTGAAAACATCCGGAAGAAAGAGTGCACCTACTTTGTTGAAAGCTCCCAGCTGTCAGATTCCGGGTAAGTCAGATGGTCCCTCATTCCCCTGCCTgccaggaaagcagaagaagTGTCTGGTGACAAAGCTACAGCACCAGAAAATCCCACCTTTCTGGTGGGAATTGGTGTCAGAGGCTCCGCAAATTCCTTTTTGATTGTTTGGATTGGTTTTGGTGAAGCTGGTGGTGTGTGTTTCAGGAGGATTGTGTGCGAGTGCGGCTACCTCAGGGAACAGCACCTGGAAGATGCTGCCAAACCTCCCATCTTCCTGGGGAAGGAATGGGACCCCAAGAGGCACATCCAGGAAATGCCAACAGATGCCTTCGGGGACATCCACTTCACTGGACTGGGACAGAAGATGGGGAAGGTGATCTGATTTGCTTGTCTGGGGTGTGTGGGGAGCCAGTGCTCAGGTCTTGCCACAGCAGGTGAAATTCATTCTCTCCTGAATGAGAGGAGGATGGGAAAGCATGGGAATGCCTCAAAGGCAACACTGACCCAAGCAGAGGAAGGTGGGGTGGGACAGGAGCCTGTCCCTAGTCCCTTTCTGAAATCACGAGACTGATCTTCATGCTGCAAGGTCCATGCTTGAAGGAGTGGCTGTTCCCTGTCCTTGTTCTTAAGTGTGTCTTGGGAATGTTCGGTCCCAGGGAAGTGCATAAAGACCTGGGGCAGCAGCAACAGGACTGTGCTGTGTGGGAAGCCTCTGGTTCTCTTCTGGGACAGGAGAAATTGTGGTGGAGGTGCCCTGTTACCCTGACCCTGTTGTCTGTTGTTTTTACCCAAAACATGCATGTGCTCCCTTTTCTGTAGTATGTGCGTGTCTCCTCGGATACTCCACCCCGGGTCATCTACCACCTCATGACACAGCACTGGGGCCTGGATGCACCCAATCTGCTCATCTCAGTCACCGGGGGAGCCAAAAACTTCATCATGAAGCCAAGGCTGAAGAACATCTTCCGGCAAGGGCTAGTCAAAGTGGCCCAGACCACAGGTAAGAGATGCGGAgggtctccctgcagctgcagcaggagaaggTCCTGTCATCTGGCCACGCCACGTTCAGTGAGCTGGGCTGCTGTGGAGATGCCAAGCTGGCCCAGGAGGCCTGTCTGAActaccacctccagggatggattGTTCTTGCTCAGTCACTGCAAACAGGCTGATAGGGAGCTGGGCTGAGCGATACAGCACTGTGCTGAAAGCATCTCCTGTGCTGCCTGGGCTTGATCTAGTGGGTAAAGAAGACATCTTCTTGGGGATGGAGCATCTCCGAGGACCAGGTGCTCCTGCAGCCGTGTAGGGGGATGGTAGGAGATTGCCCTGAGCAGAGCCTCTCCCTTCCCAAGCCCCTCTCTGACCCCCAGGGGCCTGGATCATCACAGGGGGGTCCCACGCTGGTGTGATGAAACAGGTGGGAGAGGCAGTGCGAGACTTCATCCTGAGCTGCAGCCACAAGGAGGGCGAGATTGTCACCATTGGCATAGCCACCTGGGGGACCGTGTACAACCGGGAGAGCCTCGTCTGCCCCATGGTGAGCCAGGCAGAGGTGGAGACGCAATTGCTTTGGCTACGCCTGGGCTGCTGGGGGAGTCCTGCCAAAGACCATGGTAGGAACGGGTGCTTCAAGATGTGCTGGTTGCCATCAGACCTGGTAAAACTCAGAAGGAGTAATAGTTCCAGGCTGATGTTTGCTGAGAAGCCCCTCTACCCTACCTAGCATCTTGCATAggtgctgtgctgcttctgggaGGACTCTTGTGGGTGCGAGGGCAGGTGAAACAGAGACAGGGGAGCATGGGGCAAGGCTGACATGAAGACTGCAGCGGGGACAGCGGCAGCTGTTTGGCTAGACTGTCCCTGCGTGCTGGCCTGTTCCTGTCCCACATGCTGGTTGCTTTGGGCATCTGGGGTTTTTCTGCAGCCCTGCCAGGCTTGTCCCAGAGTCTCTCCTCCTGCACCTTACAGGGTGGCTTTCCGGCTGAGTACGTACTGGATGAGGAGAACCAAGGCAGCCTTTCCTGCCTGGACAGCAACCACTCCCACTTCATCCTGGTGGACGATGGGACCCATGGGAGATATGGGGTGGAAATTCCCCTGAGGACCAGGCTGGAGAAGTTCATTTCGGAGCAGACCAAGGTGAAAGGAGGTAAAGGAGGGCCCAAGGTGGAACTGGGGTCCCATCCTGGCCTCCAGAGAGGGGAGGCTGTGACTTCCCTGGGGAATCCAGGCAAGGGGTTTAAGAGTATTGCCATGATGAATATGGAACCTGGTCCCTCACATCCCTATTTGACTTATCACGTCACTAGAGGGGTCCCCAAAACTTGTGTTCCTGAACTGATCAGGGAGAGCCATTTTTCCCCAAGCACCAGGCCTCCAAAGGGGCTTCTAGGTGGTGTCTTCTCACTATACAAATGATCTCCTGTTCTAACACTTGCACGCACACGCTCCAGCAGCATGACAGCCAGGCGATCAcctcccctctctcctggaGCCTGGCATGCCAAGAGCAGTGTTCCTGCCTTGCCTTTCCCACCCCGCTGCCCCATATTGAGCTGCATGAAGGGGGCTGCTCCACCAGGAGATGATCCTGCTCCGCTTCCCTGCAGGCGTCGCCATCAAGATCCCCATTGTGTGTGTGGTGCTGGAAGGAGGTCCTGGAACACTAGACGTAAGGAActgctcctgcctgctcctAGCAGAGATGAGGTGGAACGTGGGTGGGAAGGGCAGCTCCTTGCCTGGGGTGCTGCTCTGTGGTGTCAGTGTGAGCTGAAATGTGACTGGACAGgagtgctgtggggcagccctgTGGGTCTCGGGCTCAGGGAGAGTCTGCTGGCCCCTGGGTGGGATTAggagcagcctccctgctctgTTTTAGACCATCTACAATGCCATCACCAACGGGACACCCTGTGTGATTGTGGAAGGGTCTGGGCGTGTGGCCGACGTCATTGCACAGGTGGCCAGCCTGCCTGTGCCCAAGATAACCATCGCCTTGATCCAGAAGAAGCTGAGCATGTTCTTCCATGACACCTATGAGCTCTTCACTGAGGGAAAGCTGGTGGAGTGGACTAAGAAGGTGAGCCTCTTGCAGGCAGACAGCTCCCCTCACTGAACTTGTGGGTATCAAAAGGGTCCTTGCCCATGAGCAGTAAGGCTCCCAGAGCGAATTTAAGGCTCATCTTCTGCTCACCATCCTTCTCCCCCACCCTATGCTCAGCATTGACCTGGTGGACACCCCAAGGGCGTGAGCTCTGCTTCTCCACTGCCTGCCCCCTTTGGGCCAAGAGGTTCCGTTTAAGACCATCCCCAGCCAGACTGGGAGACACAGCAGACGGGGGCTGCAGGCAACCCCAGAAAAGCAAGGAGTTGCCCCACACAGGACAGGGTGCtgtgggagaaggcagagaggagaTGGTGCTGCTAATCGCTTGCTCACAACTCTCTTTGTAGATCCAAGACATAGTACGGAGCAAGCACCTCCTGACCATTTTCAGAGAGGGCAAATATGGCCATCAGGATGTGGATGTGGCCATCCTCCAGGCCCTTTTCAAAGGTGAGGGATGTGGAGCTGCTTGGGAGGATGGGGCAAGAGGAATGTGATGGGGGTCACAAatcacctcctgcagctgctggactTACAGGGTCAATAAAGGGATCTCTGAACCTTGTGATGCTGAGCTAACTGGAGAGAGATGTCTCTCCCAAAGGGCCAGGCCTCCAAAGGGTCTATGAGGTGATATCTTCTCACTGTGTAAATGATCCTCTATTCTAACATGTGAACTTTGCATACAGCATCCCGAAACCAGGACCACTTTGGGCGTGAGAACTGGAACCACCAGCTGAAATTAGCTGTGGCCTGGAATAGGGTGGACATTGCTCGAAGTGAGATCTTCACGGATGACCATGAGTGCAAGGTAAGGGAGTACCTGTGCTCATTGTCTGGTCAGGCTTGCAGCTTGTCAGGTCCCCCTTGAGGACTGTGGATATTGAGGGCATCATTCACCTCACCTGTACCTAGGGAGACTGTCTGAGGGCATTTCTCTTGGCCCCTAAACTCCCACCACATCACCAGGGACTCCGAATCTGTTCTGTCTTTCGAAAGTGCACTCCAACACCCAAAGCAAGGGTGAGCACACCCTGCAATTCTTTGCTTGTAAAGGTCCTATCTTGCTTATAATTGTCGACCAAGGTGATTGATTGGCATTTTGTTAAAAACTGGTGTCTTTTGAAGAAAATCCTCCAACCTAGAGCCAAAAATACCTCTTGCCAGCTCTGCCCCGTGGTTGCTGCTGATGCCACGTTGTCAAATCGCAACTAGTCTCTAAGTTCATCTCTTGCAGCCTGGTGCTTCCCTGCTCAAATTTTACTACAGAGCaaggcagggagcagcacaggACAGCTCTGGTGTCCCACGCCTGACCCAGCTGTTGAGAAGTCAGAGCTGAGCAGggttctctctcctttctgcttGAAAGGGCTGGTGGGAACCAGGATCCCAAAGAGGAAATATTTGGTGGTGTGAAAATGCACAGCTTGAACAAGGTCTGCACATTTGTTGGGAAGGGAGGACAAGGCAGGCTCTCCGATCATCCCATGCAGGCTGTTACAAGGTGCTACAGCCCTAGACCGATGGGGCTGGTGTGAAAAGCTGAGGCAGAAACCAAGCTGTGGCAGAAGGTCAGCAAGTACCTTCGGGTCAGGACAGTTAAGTACCCCCTTACTCACTTCTGAGCACGTGGAGCTtgcctgggaaaggaaaaacccTTTCTTTGCCATCAGGAGGGCTGAACTGGGTGACCATAGGGAGCCCCCAGTCTCCCCATGGCTGAGATCCAGCTGGGAGCACCATGTTCCTTCAGCTGAAGAGTTGTGCACAGAGGACAAGCCTGGAAGGTGCTGTTTACTTGTGTGATGCTTCGTCATGagcaggggaaagagggtctATGCCCTACCCAACCCCGTCCCGCTACCCAGCAGCCAAGGGAGCAGaaggctttgctgctggaggggATATACTAAAGTACACCCCAAAGTGTCTCTCTCAAATCCTAAAACCTCCCAGCTGCTCTCTCACACCCAGAAATTCCTTATGTGGTCAGTGATAAAATTCCACCCCTCCCCATCTGACTGACGAGCGTGGTTGGGCCCTGCTCTGAGACATGGAGCCCCTCACCTCTGCCTCTGGCCTGTCAGCCTACAGATCTCCACCCCGTGCTGGCAGCCGCCCTCATCTCCAACAAACCAGAGTTTGTGAAGCTGTTCTTGGAGCAGGGAGTGCGTCTGAAGGAGTTTGTCACCTGGGACACCCTTGTTTACCTCTACGACAACTTGGCACCCTCCTGCCTGTtccacagcaagctgcagaaggtcctgctggaggagagagaaCACAACACTGGGTCCAAAATGCCAAGAATCCAACTGCACCACGTCTCCCAGGTGCTGCGGGAGCTCCTGGGCCGCTCCACACAGCCTCTCTACCCTAAGCCCAAGCAGACAGAGCGGCCCCGTCTCTCCATTCCTGTCCCACACATCAAGCTGAATGTACGCATCTAATCAGGTTATGTGGTGGCAGGGTTGCATTAGGGAGGGGGACCCTGGCTCAAGAAACCATCCTGGAGGTTGCAGCTGGATCTCTATCCTTTGGCCTGCTCAAGAATCCTGCTTAAAAGCCCCTTAAAGCCCTGCCCGAGTCATCTGCTCCACATTTGAGGTTGGCTTCCACTCTCCTACACCTGCAGCACCATGTGGCTGTGTGACTCTGATGAGCAGGACCCAGTGGGGTGGGTGCACTGGGCAGGACAGGCACGTGCCCACATGATCCTGGCCCTGGAGAAAGCAACGTTTCCAGGACGAGTCCAGTCTTGACCACCTCATTATGTGCACCAAAGGCTCTTCCACCTTCTTTgttgaaagagtggtgaagctttggaacaggctgcccagggaaatggtggagccaccatccctggaggtgttcaaaaagcatgtagaagCGTCTCTTTGGGACATGATTAAGTAGGctcagtggtgttgggctgacagttggacttgatgatcttacaggtctttttcaaccttaatcattctataattccatgagTGGTGGGGGCAGGAACCAAGGCTTAAGGCATGGGTTTGTGCTGAGGGGCTGTCTAATTTCTGCAGCTTCATGGAAGGGGAATAGGTTTGAGCATCACATGCCTtgcaggttcaggggtcaagtCTCCGGTCCCTCTACAAGCGCTCTTCTGGCCGAGTCACCTTCACCATGGACCCAGTGCGTGACCTGCTTATCTGGGCTGTGGTCCAGAACCGCAAGGAGCTGGCAGAAATCATCTGGGCCCAGGTATCGCTGCTCAGGGCTGTCAGTCCCAGCTACAAGGCTCAGCTGGAGCCAAAACTCCCGTCCCCAAGAAGAAAGATTCTACCTATGGGTATTTGGGACAGCAGGAGAGCTGGTCCATGGCAGTGACCGAGCCTGCCCCCCAGCCAAGGGGGAGCTAGCCTGAAGGCACTTGAAGTCCATTCCCAGACACACACCATGATGTCAGATCCCTCCCTTCTCAGCCAAAACGTATGCTGGGGGCAGAGGGGATGTGCTGGGCCAGTTGTGTGAGAGCCTCAGCCCCTGAGAGAGGGCTCAGAAGACCACAGGCAGGACAAAGGGGCACAGTGGCTGAGGTGGAGAAGGCTTCCACCCATAAACAGCATCCCCATGGCAAGAGGCAGTGTGGCTGATGACATGGTGACACTGTCCAGTCACCCAAGGCTTCCCACTAGGAGAGCAGGGATGTCCCCAGTTTCTCCATGGTGGTGGGTTCTCTACTTACCCTGCAAGCAGAggggagcccagcccagccctcctCGTGGCAAGCTGTCCATCCTGAGCAGCAGCCTTCTTAGGACATCCCTCCCATAGGTGCCACAGAGGGCTTGGCAGGACTGCTAGGGCGCAGAACTCCACGCTTTCTCTGTCCTCTTCTGCTCCAGAGCCAAGACTGCGTGGCGGCTGCGCTGGCCTGCAGCAAGATCCTGAAGGAACTCgccaaggaggaggaagacacTGACACCACTGACTCCATGCTGGCCCTGGCCGAGCAGTTCGAGCAGAAGGCGATCGGTGAGCGGGAGGGGACCAACAGCCCAGAACTACTGTCACGCTCCTGATGGGAGCTCAGAGTGCCACTGCGTGCTGCaatctccagatcctgctgcaAAAGGTGGCTCTGTAGGTGTCTCACGTAGCACTAAGATGGCCCTGGAGCAAAGCCTTGTCTCCCCTGCCCATCCAGGTGTGTTCACAGACTGCTACCGCAAGGACGAAGAGAGAGCCCAGAAGCTCCTCACCCGTGTCTCTGAGGCCTGGGGGAAGACAACCTGTCTGCAATTGGCGTTGGAGGCCAAGAACATGAATTTTGTGTCCCATGGGGGTGTCCAGGTGTGTTCCCAGTGGTGGTGCTTGGAGAGAAAGTGCCCAAGTGTCCCCTGCCTCGGATCCAGGGTTCCCTGTTGGCAGCAGTGggctctgccctgcagcccGACTCTGATGGGGAGAGCTTCTGTAACCTCtactcctcttcctcccttctcaCAGGGCTTTTTAACCAAAGTCTGGTGGGGGAAGATGTGCGTGGACAACGGGCTTTGGCGCGTGATTGTGTGCATGCTGTTCTTCCCACTCCTCTACACCAGCCTCATCACCTTCAGGTAATTCTTGCAGCTGGGTCATGCTGGCTGGGAGAAGCTGCTGTGGCATCTTCCTTGACAGCTGAGCTCCACTTCCACCCCTGCTCCCCACAGGGAGAAGAGGCTGCAGCCTCTGGGCTGCCTGACACGCCTCCGAGCCTTCTTCACAGCCCCTGTCGTCATCTTCCACATGAACATCCTCTCTTACTTCaccttcctcctgctcttcGCCTACGTCCTGATGGTTGACTTCCAGCCATCGCCGTCCTGGCAGGAGTATCTGCTCTACTTCTGGCTCTTCTCCCTGGTGTGCGAGGAGATCCGCCAGGTACggggcaggcagagcagaggctgggaggaggtgggaggagggagaaacacCCCTCTGGCTGCTCTTGGAAGGTCCTGTGTAGCTCACGCTCCCATGCTGCTTCTCATGTCACCATCCATTCAGATTGATTCCAGCACAAGGGACTGCCAGATCCCCAGTCTCTGAGGCCGGAGAATCTCCTTGGCTGCATCTGGGCTttcagaaaggcaaagacatgTTGTTTTGAGCTGAAAACATCAGGGCGTGGAGTGACCACCTCCTTCTTTGGGCATTTATTCCTGGAAGTATTTCCAGTTTTGGTTGacggtttatttttttcagcttttgcttGAACATCTCAGTACCTTTCTTCACCAGATCGAAGGGCCCCATGTCTCAGGTATCTCTTCCCGAGCTCCTTCCATGCCCCTGTAGAACATCCTGTAGGTTCAGGTTCACTTTGGGTAACCAGGAGGGTCCAGTGACAGCCAGTAGGTCTGTGCGGTCCTTCCCTTCTACAGAGCATGTGAGTAGCCCACAAGGCTTTCACTGGAACGCCAacctctcttctcttcccagcagctcttATATGATCCAGATGGGTTTGGGGTTGTGAAAATGGCTTCCCTGTACTTCAAGGACTTCTGGAACAAGCTGGATATCTGTGCCATCCTAGTCTTCATCACAGGGCTGACTTGCAGGTGAGATGCAGAACCACTTGCCTGGCAGCGTGCAGGCTCAGGCCACAGCACTAGGCTACAAAACTAGCCTGAGAATTGAGCAGGTTTTCTAACTGtgatttcttcttccaaagGCCAGGGAAGATTTATGTGGCTACGGGATTTGTTCTGAccattttccctctgctttcagctgctttttggAGAGATGTTTTTCATGCTTCACCTCTCACCTCTTGCTCTGGGGAAGCTCCCTGACGTTGCAGAAATGTAGTGCTGCGAGATCAGAACCCTCATCCTCAGTGGTGGCACTGAgatgtttcctttcctctcttctgttCCCAGACTGATCCCGTCAACTTTATATCCTGGGCGCATCATCCTGTCGCTGGCTTTTACCATTTTCTGCCTGCGTCTGATGCACATTTTCACAGTCAGCAAAACGCTGGGGCCCAAGATCATCATTGTGAAGCGCATGGTGAGATCTCTCCTCCATCCTGCCAGGGCAATCAGCTACAGCGGCCAGATGCCACGCGAGTTTTTCTATCCTGGAGTAGAGTTTGCTCTAGGACAGTTTTGCTTCCCCTCTGTCTTTGCAGATGAAGGAtgtcttcttcttcctcttcctgctAGCGGTGTGGGTGGTGTCCTTTGGGGTTGCCAAGCAGGCCATCCTGATCCACAATGAGGAACGCGTGGAGTGGCTTTTCCGTGGTGTGGTTTATCACTCCTACCTGACCATCTTtgggcagattccctcctacatCGACGGtaagggacacagggacagccGGTGGCACGAGCAGGGTGGGGGTCACGAGGCTGAGGGGCACCAAGCCCGTGCCAAAGTCTGTCCAGCTCCCACTACGTTGGCCCACGGAAATCCTGCGCAAGGCTCCTCTCCAGGCACAACGTGAGACCAGGAGGGGGTGATGACAGGGCACGGGGATGGAGCCCTGCTCAGGCACATGGGGAGCGTTGCCACCAGTGCAAACGCAGGGGCTGCACCTGCCCAAGCAGTTGAGAGAGCACCCGAGCAAAGTGAGTTGATCCAGCTCTGAGCCTCAGCTGCAAAGCAGGTGGCAGTGAGCAGAGCAACTGGATGATGCAGATCGAGGTCAAATCCCTGCTCGGTACTAAGCTCCCTCAATGCCGGCTGCTTTCAGAGAGCACAGTGTGCTCCAAGAGACACTGCGAGGTTTGGCTGCAGTCACACCGTGCTTCCTTGCAGGGGTGAACTTCAACATTGACCAGTGTAGCCCTAACGGGACTGACCCCCGCAAGCCCAAGTGCCCAGAGACAAATGAGGACAACAAGAATCCCATCTTCCCAGAGTGGCTGACAGTGATCTTACTGTGCCTATACCTGCTCTTCACCAACATCCTTCTTCTCAACCTTCTCATCGCCATGTTCAAGTGAGTCCAACCTGGCTCTGTGGTCCTGGTGGGGAATCGAGCTGGCGTTGCTTGCAGGCTTGGCTGTAGCCGGGGCACTGCATGATGAGAAAGCACAAGGAGGGTCCTGGGGCATGCGCAAACCAGAGCGCAGGGGTGGTTTATGATGTTTTTAGTCACGGTGGAAGTAGGGGTTGCAGACCAAGGCTAATTAGGGAGACGGGTGGGAACTGGGGCACCATACAGATGTGGTgttgccccctcacccccacGGCACGGCTGATGGCTGGGGTCTGCCCCAGCTACACcttccagcaggtccaggagcaCACGGACCAGATCTGGAAGTTCCAGCGACATGACCTGATCGAGGAGTACCACGGCCGGCCACCCGCACCGCCACCCTTCATCCTCCTCAACCACCTGCAGATCCTGGTCCGGCGAGGCTTGCTCTGCAGGCCGCCCACGCGCCACAAGCGGCTCAGTGAGGACCAGcatctcctctcctgccctttaGCCCCCTCCTGGGGCACTGAGGCGTGAAGCTCAGTGTCTGGGCTGCGGCTTGGGATGCGCAGAGACCTGACAGGACTCCCCTTTTTCTTGCAgaagagaagctggagaagaacGAAGAAGCTGCCCTCCTCTCCTGGGAGATGTACCTGAAGGAGAACTacctgcagcaccagcagtgCCAGGAGAAGCAGAACATGGAGCAGAAGATCCGAGACATCGCACAGAGGTAGCGGCACTCCCGAGACAGGGACGTTCTTCTGATCTCCAGGTGTCCTGGGCAAGAAAGAGTGGGGATTAGCACAGGGGTGGCTGCTGAGGAGGTTCCTCTCTGCACTGTCCCCTCAGGGTTGATGtactggcagagctgctggacaTGGACCGAGTGAAGAGGACAGGGGTGGTGGAACAGAGACTAGTCTCCCTGGAAGACCAGGTGAGGCAAAAGCTGAGCAACTGCCTAAGAAATGTGGAGGGTTTCAGGGGCTGAGTTAGATGAACTAAGCGTGAGAGAAAGTCGCTCTGAATCTATCGCTCTTAAAACAGTTTGAGGTTCCTTGCCAAAACAACAGCATCCAAGAGGGAAAGGTTTATGGGGAATATTCTGTTTGACTCTAAAGGGAATAGGATGAAGGTAG
Encoded here:
- the TRPM2 gene encoding transient receptor potential cation channel subfamily M member 2 isoform X1 — protein: MPTDAFGDIHFTGLGQKMGKYVRVSSDTPPRVIYHLMTQHWGLDAPNLLISVTGGAKNFIMKPRLKNIFRQGLVKVAQTTGAWIITGGSHAGVMKQVGEAVRDFILSCSHKEGEIVTIGIATWGTVYNRESLVCPMGGFPAEYVLDEENQGSLSCLDSNHSHFILVDDGTHGRYGVEIPLRTRLEKFISEQTKVKGGVAIKIPIVCVVLEGGPGTLDTIYNAITNGTPCVIVEGSGRVADVIAQVASLPVPKITIALIQKKLSMFFHDTYELFTEGKLVEWTKKIQDIVRSKHLLTIFREGKYGHQDVDVAILQALFKASRNQDHFGRENWNHQLKLAVAWNRVDIARSEIFTDDHECKPTDLHPVLAAALISNKPEFVKLFLEQGVRLKEFVTWDTLVYLYDNLAPSCLFHSKLQKVLLEEREHNTGSKMPRIQLHHVSQVLRELLGRSTQPLYPKPKQTERPRLSIPVPHIKLNVQGSSLRSLYKRSSGRVTFTMDPVRDLLIWAVVQNRKELAEIIWAQSQDCVAAALACSKILKELAKEEEDTDTTDSMLALAEQFEQKAIGVFTDCYRKDEERAQKLLTRVSEAWGKTTCLQLALEAKNMNFVSHGGVQGFLTKVWWGKMCVDNGLWRVIVCMLFFPLLYTSLITFREKRLQPLGCLTRLRAFFTAPVVIFHMNILSYFTFLLLFAYVLMVDFQPSPSWQEYLLYFWLFSLVCEEIRQQLLYDPDGFGVVKMASLYFKDFWNKLDICAILVFITGLTCRLIPSTLYPGRIILSLAFTIFCLRLMHIFTVSKTLGPKIIIVKRMMKDVFFFLFLLAVWVVSFGVAKQAILIHNEERVEWLFRGVVYHSYLTIFGQIPSYIDGVNFNIDQCSPNGTDPRKPKCPETNEDNKNPIFPEWLTVILLCLYLLFTNILLLNLLIAMFNYTFQQVQEHTDQIWKFQRHDLIEEYHGRPPAPPPFILLNHLQILVRRGLLCRPPTRHKRLKEKLEKNEEAALLSWEMYLKENYLQHQQCQEKQNMEQKIRDIAQRVDVLAELLDMDRVKRTGVVEQRLVSLEDQVQQSAQALRWIMQALQGNGFGSSEDMPPVGSSKALEMKDVDLEGKPEESQPPCHVLARNLLYPGSHTFRFPVPDEKVPWEVDFPLYDPPVYSAEHKDMAVQDPFSPSLESLLKINYNTMDGLIDRQSFHGLYAVQDGLPLNPMGRTGLRGRGRLHCFGPNHALHPVVTRWRRNLDGSIIRKSLKKMLEVLVAQYPLSDVWSLPGGSLEPGETLPLKLKWILRREFWPQFQNLLKQGTEIHKGYLDDPRNTDNAWVETVAISVHFNNQNDVEMKRLNSFLQGCDPELCIRWQVLDKRIPLHANHKELLHKVSTLLGAYY
- the TRPM2 gene encoding transient receptor potential cation channel subfamily M member 2 isoform X2 is translated as MPTDAFGDIHFTGLGQKMGKYVRVSSDTPPRVIYHLMTQHWGLDAPNLLISVTGGAKNFIMKPRLKNIFRQGLVKVAQTTGAWIITGGSHAGVMKQVGEAVRDFILSCSHKEGEIVTIGIATWGTVYNRESLVCPMGGFPAEYVLDEENQGSLSCLDSNHSHFILVDDGTHGRYGVEIPLRTRLEKFISEQTKVKGGVAIKIPIVCVVLEGGPGTLDTIYNAITNGTPCVIVEGSGRVADVIAQVASLPVPKITIALIQKKLSMFFHDTYELFTEGKLVEWTKKIQDIVRSKHLLTIFREGKYGHQDVDVAILQALFKASRNQDHFGRENWNHQLKLAVAWNRVDIARSEIFTDDHECKPTDLHPVLAAALISNKPEFVKLFLEQGVRLKEFVTWDTLVYLYDNLAPSCLFHSKLQKVLLEEREHNTGSKMPRIQLHHVSQVLRELLGRSTQPLYPKPKQTERPRLSIPVPHIKLNVQGSSLRSLYKRSSGRVTFTMDPVRDLLIWAVVQNRKELAEIIWAQSQDCVAAALACSKILKELAKEEEDTDTTDSMLALAEQFEQKAIGVFTDCYRKDEERAQKLLTRVSEAWGKTTCLQLALEAKNMNFVSHGGVQGFLTKVWWGKMCVDNGLWRVIVCMLFFPLLYTSLITFREKRLQPLGCLTRLRAFFTAPVVIFHMNILSYFTFLLLFAYVLMVDFQPSPSWQEYLLYFWLFSLVCEEIRQLLYDPDGFGVVKMASLYFKDFWNKLDICAILVFITGLTCRLIPSTLYPGRIILSLAFTIFCLRLMHIFTVSKTLGPKIIIVKRMMKDVFFFLFLLAVWVVSFGVAKQAILIHNEERVEWLFRGVVYHSYLTIFGQIPSYIDGVNFNIDQCSPNGTDPRKPKCPETNEDNKNPIFPEWLTVILLCLYLLFTNILLLNLLIAMFNYTFQQVQEHTDQIWKFQRHDLIEEYHGRPPAPPPFILLNHLQILVRRGLLCRPPTRHKRLKEKLEKNEEAALLSWEMYLKENYLQHQQCQEKQNMEQKIRDIAQRVDVLAELLDMDRVKRTGVVEQRLVSLEDQVQQSAQALRWIMQALQGNGFGSSEDMPPVGSSKALEMKDVDLEGKPEESQPPCHVLARNLLYPGSHTFRFPVPDEKVPWEVDFPLYDPPVYSAEHKDMAVQDPFSPSLESLLKINYNTMDGLIDRQSFHGLYAVQDGLPLNPMGRTGLRGRGRLHCFGPNHALHPVVTRWRRNLDGSIIRKSLKKMLEVLVAQYPLSDVWSLPGGSLEPGETLPLKLKWILRREFWPQFQNLLKQGTEIHKGYLDDPRNTDNAWVETVAISVHFNNQNDVEMKRLNSFLQGCDPELCIRWQVLDKRIPLHANHKELLHKVSTLLGAYY